From the Drechmeria coniospora strain ARSEF 6962 chromosome 02, whole genome shotgun sequence genome, the window TCGCCCAGATACATATGACGAAAAGGACGGGTCTTTTTGGGGAATATTATACCGTACAGTCACTTGAAATTATTCAATGCAAAAAGTATGGTATTGCTCAGCTGAATCCAGGGCGATGAAGCACGAAATGAATGGGAAACGGACGTGTTGGGGATTGTACGCGACAACTGAGATAAACACGTTTCACAATTCTGACGGATAGTTTGATGGATGAAATCGCGGAGCTTCATTCTACTTATGCAGATGCCATCCCTCCGACCCGTCTATTTGGAGGTTGCACTGTACGCAACAGCTGAAATAAATAAGCTATACAGTTCTGACGGATTGCATGATGAATACAAATGCGGAGCTTCATTCCACTCATGTGGATGCTATCCCTCCGAACCATCCGTAGTAGTCCACTCTCCAGGGGATTTGGCGAGGTGCATTTTAACGGGACTCGGAACTTGCTCCGTCACACGACGCACCTTtttgctcctcgtcgtcgcttccTGCGCCGGTTCGTACTTCCTGCTGAAAGACGCTCGTGTCCCAGTCGCTAGACTTGATGGCATTGACACGACGAACGTACATGGTATCAATCTCCTCGAGGGTGCGGTCCTTTGACTCGATGACGAAAAAGAaaacgatgacgacgagagcggcgcAGCAACCGGCAAAGATGAGGCCGTACAGGTAGTCGATCTTGTCGGTGATGAAGCGCGTAAAGAAGGAGATCATGCTACAACGAAAAGGTAACCGTGTCAGCAGAGGCACCGCGACGAGAATTGTCCAACGGAGGAGCGGCACGTACAAATTCCAGAACCAGTTCGAGGCCGTCGCAAGGCCCATGCAGGCGCTTCTGTATCGAATAGGATACAGCTCCGAGTTGACCGTCCACACAAGCGGTCCCCAGCtgacggcaaaggcggcaATGGCGAGGCAAGAAAAGGCAACAAGTGCCGATCCTGCCTTGGGCGTGAGGAGGGGATCATTGTGGTCCAGGGCGAATTGGCCGACAAAGGCGTAGACTCTAGGTTGGAGGTCAGTTTCGTGGTGCATCAGCACACGGGGACGAGCTTCGAAAAAAACACTTACAGGAAACAGACCATCATCCACGCGGCACCAGCCATGAGGGTGACGCGACGTCCGAAACGCTTGATGATCCACAAGCCGATAATGGTGCAGAAGACGTTGACGGATCCGAGGATGATCTGGGTCACATAGCTATCGCTGATCCCCGTAGCCGCAAACACGGTTGTGCCAAAGTAAAAGAAGAAGTTGGCGCCCGTCAGCTGCTGGCCGGCCTGCAGGGTGATGCCCAAGATGGTGCGGTGCAACATGCGCGGGCCGGTGAAGATTTCGATCCAACGGAAGTCGGCCGTGCTCTCGCTCTCCTCATCCATCTTGTTCTGGATGTCGGCGATCTGGTGGTTGACGCCGTCCGAATCAGGAGCGAGGCCGGACAAGGCAGCAATGGTTTGTCGAGCCTCCTCGATCTTGCCGCGGCTGTAGGCATACCGCGGGCTCTCCGGAAGCAACAGGATGCCGCTTCCCAGAGCCAAGGCCCAGGCAAAAGTCAGGCCGTTGGGGATTCTCCAGGCGGCGCTGGAGTCCTTCATCTGGGTTCCCCAGTTGaccatctcggccgtccaGATGCCGAGGGTGATGAGGAGCTGGtacgacgagacgacgacgccgcggaTCACGGCCGGCGTGCTCTCGGACTGATACATGGGCACGACAACCGACAAAGAACCGATGCTCAGGCCGGTcacgagacggccgagggcaaaTTGGATCCAatgcgtcgacgaggatatctcgatggcggtgccgacgcAGGTGAAGAAGGCTGAGGCCGATATCgagaggcgacggccaaTCAGATCGGCCATCTTTCCGGCAATGAGGGCACCGAAGAGAGCGCCGATGCTCAtcatgccgacgatggtgcctTGGCGTGCGGCACTGAAGGTGTACCTGCCATCGGCTTGAAGTTCACCGAACCGGCTGGCGTAGTCGTTCATGAGGAAGAAGCCAGAGATTTGGCCGCTGCAACGGTCCCAAGTCAGCCCCGCGTACACGCACTCAACAAATCAACAAACGTCATGTAGATGAATGAATAGGCATTCATCTATACGCCACCACGGCCGATGACTTTGCGCTTGTCCGTACGTACCTGACATATCCGAACATGAATCCGCCAAGACTGGCGACTGCACCAAGCACACAGGCCAGCAAAGTGATCTTTTCCTCGAGCGCAGCTCCCGGCTTGTAGCCATCTCTGCTGTCCTCCGAAACCTGGTCGGCCGGAGGCGAGGATTTCTGGCGTTTCTTAAACACCCCCATGATGCTCTTGTCGTGCGCGTTCGTCCAAAGTGCTTGCAAAATATGCCGCTTTCCTGGTCGCAGATGAGGGGAGAGAGACGGGGGCGGGATCCGGGGAACAAGGGGAAGTTGGGGAAAGGCTCATGCAGCAACGCAGTGAGAGCAATGCATGGGCGAAACCGGGAGACATGGATGGATATGATTTGCTTTTCAAGGATGGATGGTACTCGAACAAAGTACAAAGGTCACGAAAGCCGCTCACGAAGGCCGAATTGGTCTTTGAGGACGGACAGTACCAAACTTCAGTGTGGATCTCTGCAATAATGGCCCCAGTTCTGTTCATTGCGAGTCGTGAAGACCCCTCCTAACTGGCCGCTCAGAGGCCAACGGGCCGGATCAAATGGACCTATCTTTGCTTGCATCCAGGCTTGTCGGGGGTCTGCCGCGGTGCCTCGAAAGGCTGGACGACAGCCAACAACAATTTCAGAGTCCATGGCTATGCGAAAGAgggagcgagcgagcacgACGCCAGAGATCGGCATCGAGATGTATGCGTCAGTACGTACGAGTATTCATTACATGTAGCATCACCAAGAATAACGTCGTCGAAACTTTGCTGTTCCCCTCCCTCACTGAGAAATTGGAAGGTCAAATTTTTCAAGAAGGGCCGATGAGCAGCGCGGAATGGTGAAGAATGGTGGAGTGGTTGCAGAGCTCGGAGAAGCGCAGCACAAGACCCGAGATCTCCGCTCCACCGGGCTCCACCCGGACCAAGCTTCGGGTGTCTTGCTTgttcgacggcgccgtctaCCATCGTCGTTCAATGGGCTCAGGCAGCCGCCTTTGCGGAGGTAGGCAGGTCAACTGGTATCATGGCTCGGTGAGGCAAAGGACGAGTTCTTCTGCAGGCATCGCACATCGAATCAACACACCCTCTCGGTGACACAAACAACGTCTGAAATTTGCTCCGACGTCTAGGCGACGTCATTCTCGTCGGCAAAGCTCCGTCAGAGAACGCGGGCATTGCTGCGGTACCGCGGCTCCACTCTGCTGCACCCAAAGGCCAGGTTTGTTGAGACGGGCCGGCAAGGTGGAGTGGAGAGACCAGGTACGATCCTTGCATATTGTCTTTGGGCTTTCAGAGTTATCATCTGtcctgtaagtaagtacagtaagtgcaaCACTCGCATTCGCCGTGTTCACCTCcttacgtacatgcacttattACTACGTTTACAGCACTTAACGCAGGTGTACTTGAATGACAGGCGATGGAGTTGCCGCAtacgtgtacttacaagctTGCTTAACGGCTCATGCAGTACTTTTAGTTATAATTATAACACACCTAGTACGTGTAAGGACTTGTACAGTAAAAGGTGTGGTACTAAGGAGTACTGTTGAAATATTGCGTCGTCTTGTGGGCTATTACCCTTGAGTAACACGAACAAAAAGACTGTTCAAGGCCAAATGATGTTGGAGCAGAATTTACTTACGGTATACAATGTAGGTATCTCCAAAAGTAGCTTACTTAtgcagtgcttgcacacttactgtacatattATGTTCCCTTTTACATACAGTATGTCTGCATCTACATACGTGTATAGTAGTTACACAGCCATGCGCCTGGCAACACGCCGGAAACAGTGACAAGAATCAGACGTGGACCAACAAACGATTACCAcatgaaaaaaaaaggcgTACAGAGTGGTGTGTACACCTACCATCACTGAGATGCCCATGGGACACCGCTTTTGGCAGCGAGGGATGCCGTTCATGGCCAGTTACTCACCTCCCCACTAGGCTCGGAGGAGCTTCACCGATTGGACGGGCGTGACCGGCCTGGGAGCTTGGCTAGCAACGGGCCGCTCAATGGCGAGCCATTTGGCAAATCCGGGCCGGTCGCAAAGGTGAAGAATGCGTCTTTGCGAGGTATTTAAAAAGAAAGTAAGGGAGGAAAAGGACTTGAAGTAGGAGAAAGGGAGGGAGTATTTGCCAACTTGGCACCGTGACAACCAGCTTGCCTACCAGTAATTAAGATTGGCATCATGTGTAGATGAATGGCGACTACAGCGCACGTACACTCCACGTTAGGGAAAGAGATTTCAGGGGAAAACCGGTAGAGGAGAGAGCTAATCAGATCATGATACCGCCGATCGACGAGAATACAGACTGGGCCGATGCCAGTAGTCGCATTCTCACATCTACATTTTCGAGCATCTACCTTGGCGGCCGGTATGGAGGTGACATAGAAGCTCATTGAATCCTCTCGATGCCTTGAACGCCCCTGGCACTATCGATGTGGTCACCAACGAAAGCGCCATGCGCAAACCAGTCACTCATCAAATTCATAAGCCAAATGCCGGGCGAGCCCGAAAGCGGCGgcaactacggagcacaatTGCCGTCAATACGCCGCTACTGGTTCTTCGTAAAGAAGACGGCACAAATCTTGATCCAAGATGCAGCAACTAAGCTGAGCACCATCGGATGGGCATTTTACCGTTCAAGGATGTAGGTGGAAGTATGTGTAGCCGTTCTTCAGTACACGAACTTCcagctacatgtactccgtaccatcCGGCTATTGGATTTCTACCCGCGGACTGCCGCCGGAACTAGTGCCATACGCGCGGGGCTTAAATGCCGAGTCCTCCGGTTCGGCTCCGGCCCATGGGGTCGGAAGGGCCGAGATCGGAGCCCGCGGAGGGCCGATCAACCGACAATTATTGTACGTGCCGGTACAAATGGGTACATAGAGGCTCTTGTGCTGCAAATGGGTGTACTTGTGAGTGCATCAGTGCCATACTACCTAATTGTCGGTAAATCTGTTCGGTAGATGTACTctagatgtactgtaggttgTACCAGATCATTCGAGCAAGTGTAGAGGTACGCGTTACCAGTACGTCATTGCCACCAAAGCCTGCCCCATGAAAATCGATgaaggtgtacatgtacatgtagcgTTGAGGCGGGATACTTgtcttcggcgccgtcgagtaCATcaacatgtactcgtacttgtgctgtaggtgcctGGTACCTGCGTCCCTCCAGCAAGTACTCAGAGGTACATTCTCGTACCCGCCTGTGTTCTCGTAagggtacaactacagcacatgcacggcACGGTACTTATACAGGTAGCGGTACCTGctcgtgctgtactgtactgtgctgtagaCAGCATCATAAGTGGATCCGAATCTCCCTCCAGAATCCCCTCCAGATCTCGCCTCTTCTTCCCGCTTCGCTGATACTCTTTTGCCACCTTGCACTCTCGGCCCGTCAACACAACCCTGTCCCGTCTTCCCTCCTAGCTATGGCGCAGTTAGCAACCAAGCTCAAGGCTCCCAACGGCCTACAGTTTTCCCTGCCGACGGGACTCTTCATCAACAATGAATTCGTAAAGTCGAGCACCGGAAAGAAGCTGCCGAGCATCAGCCCGATGTGCGTTCGCCACGTCCTCAGGCGCCGAGAGGTCGATGCCGTTCCCGGCTGACATTTGCAGAAACGGACAGGAAATCTGCTCGGTCGAGGCAGCATCGGAaaaggacgtcgacggcgccgtcaagGCGGCTCGGCAGGCATTCCAGGCACCGGCCTGGCGTGACCTTACCGGCGGTGCCCGCGGCCTCCTCATGCACAGGCTTGCCGACCTCGTGGAGAAGAACCAAAAGATCCTGGCGACCATCGAGACGTGGGACAACGGCAAGCCCTACCTCGTCTCCCTCAACGAGGACGTGCAGGAGGTCATCGGCTGCGTCCGCTACTACGCCGGCTGGGCCGACAAGATCCAGGGCCAGACgatcccgacgacgaggcacaAGTTTGCCTACACGCTGAAGCAGCCGGTCGGCGTGTGCGCCCAGATCATCCCCTGGAACTATCccctggccatggccgcctggAAGCTCGGCCCCGCCCTGGCGACGGGCAACACCGTCGTCCTCAAGCCGGCCGAGCAGACGCCCCTCTCCATCCTCTACctggccgacctcgtccgccaAGCCGGCTTCCCGCCCGGCGTCGTCAACGTCGTCAACGGGTACGGCGGGGAGGCCGGGCGAGCGCTGGCGAGCCACCCCGGCATCAACAAGATTGCCTTTACCGGATCCACGGCCACGGGCAGGGAGATCATGaaggcggccgccaccgGTCTCCGAAACATCACGCTCGAGACGGGCGGCAAGTCTCCTCTGCTCGTctttgccgacgccgacctcgagctcgccgccaagTGGGCTTGCGTCGGCATCATGAGCAACCAGGGCCAGGTCTGCACGGCCACCTcgcgcctcctcgtccagtCGTCGGTCGCCGCCAAGTTCCTGCAGCTCTTCCTCGCCCAAGTCAGAAGCTCCGTCAAGATCGGGGACCCCTTCTCAGAGGAGACGACGCACGGTCCGCAGGTGTCGCGGACGCAGTACGACAAGATCCTGTCGTTCGTGGAAGGCGCCAAGTCCCAGGGCGCGAAGCTCGAACTCGGCGGACGGTCGGCCCGGAGCGCCATCGGCAACGGCAAGGGGTACTTTATCGAGCCGACCGTCTTTTCCGCCGTCAGCGAGGACATGGACGTCTTTCGCGAGGAGGTCTTTGGGCCTCTCGTCACCGTGACCCCCTTCGagacggaggacgaggcggtcCGGCTCGCAAACGACTCCATCTacggccttgccgccgccgtcttcagCCAGAACATCGAGCGAGCCCACCGAGTGgcctcgtcgctcgaggccggcatggTGTGGATCAACTCGTCCAACGACTCGGAGATACAAGTCCCGTTTGGAGGTGTCAAGCAAAGCGGTGTCGGCCGGGAGCTGGGCGAAGCCGGACTGGCCGCGTACACGGAGACGAAGGCGGTTCATGTAAACTTGGCGTCGAAACTGTGATGCCGACGCTATGATGCATGTTTTTCTGTACTTTTATTTTGGGATTGCACGCAGCAACAGGGAATGCTGCGACGCGGTACGTGAAACGAAGATTTTTTTCAAGGGCCCGAGGCAACGGCAACGTGCCCGGATGGCATGCATCCACCAACCATCCAGTCTACAAG encodes:
- a CDS encoding aldehyde dehydrogenase; the encoded protein is MPFPADICRNGQEICSVEAASEKDVDGAVKAARQAFQAPAWRDLTGGARGLLMHRLADLVEKNQKILATIETWDNGKPYLVSLNEDVQEVIGCVRYYAGWADKIQGQTIPTTRHKFAYTLKQPVGVCAQIIPWNYPLAMAAWKLGPALATGNTVVLKPAEQTPLSILYLADLVRQAGFPPGVVNVVNGYGGEAGRALASHPGINKIAFTGSTATGREIMKAAATGLRNITLETGGKSPLLVFADADLELAAKWACVGIMSNQGQVCTATSRLLVQSSVAAKFLQLFLAQVRSSVKIGDPFSEETTHGPQVSRTQYDKILSFVEGAKSQGAKLELGGRSARSAIGNGKGYFIEPTVFSAVSEDMDVFREEVFGPLVTVTPFETEDEAVRLANDSIYGLAAAVFSQNIERAHRVASSLEAGMVWINSSNDSEIQVPFGGVKQSGVGRELGEAGLAAYTETKAVHVNLASKL
- a CDS encoding hexose transporter-like protein, with product MGVFKKRQKSSPPADQVSEDSRDGYKPGAALEEKITLLACVLGAVASLGGFMFGYVSGQISGFFLMNDYASRFGELQADGRYTFSAARQGTIVGMMSIGALFGALIAGKMADLIGRRLSISASAFFTCVGTAIEISSSTHWIQFALGRLVTGLSIGSLSVVVPMYQSESTPAVIRGVVVSSYQLLITLGIWTAEMVNWGTQMKDSSAAWRIPNGLTFAWALALGSGILLLPESPRYAYSRGKIEEARQTIAALSGLAPDSDGVNHQIADIQNKMDEESESTADFRWIEIFTGPRMLHRTILGITLQAGQQLTGANFFFYFGTTVFAATGISDSYVTQIILGSVNVFCTIIGLWIIKRFGRRVTLMAGAAWMMVCFLVYAFVGQFALDHNDPLLTPKAGSALVAFSCLAIAAFAVSWGPLVWTVNSELYPIRYRSACMGLATASNWFWNFMISFFTRFITDKIDYLYGLIFAGCCAALVVIVFFFVIESKDRTLEEIDTMYVRRVNAIKSSDWDTSVFQQEVRTGAGSDDEEQKGASCDGASSESR